Proteins encoded by one window of Halobaculum halobium:
- a CDS encoding ArsR/SmtB family transcription factor, whose translation MNDRPDAAALAGAIEDDSTRTILVATQEEAVPVSELADVCGVSEPTVYRRLESLRERGLVEERTRLDEDGHHRGVYRATVERVAFDLAADGVDAEVTRRTSMADRFTDLVGEM comes from the coding sequence GTGAATGACCGACCGGACGCCGCCGCCCTCGCGGGCGCCATCGAGGACGACAGCACGCGAACCATCCTCGTGGCCACGCAGGAGGAGGCGGTGCCGGTGAGCGAACTCGCCGACGTCTGCGGCGTCTCCGAACCGACAGTCTACCGCCGGCTCGAATCGCTCCGCGAGCGCGGGCTGGTAGAAGAGCGGACCCGACTCGACGAAGACGGCCACCACCGCGGCGTCTACCGGGCCACCGTCGAGCGCGTCGCCTTCGACCTCGCCGCCGACGGCGTCGACGCGGAGGTGACCCGCAGAACGAGCATGGCCGATCGGTTCACCGACCTCGTGGGGGAGATGTAA
- a CDS encoding 2Fe-2S iron-sulfur cluster-binding protein: protein MVDPVAIGFGAGLVLVFVALHVARGTGWEATADISEEVIERRASTVEETEFPEPGSRAIGGGSVPAGAVAAGEEGELEEGAAAEESTSPADIPEDEIEYFEVEFVKEGETIELANNETVLEQGEEHGWDLPYACRQGQCVSCAGQITSGGNSEEYIEHDNQQMLGDAELDDGYTLTCVAYPRDDFTIETGEAP, encoded by the coding sequence ATGGTAGACCCCGTGGCTATCGGGTTCGGCGCGGGCCTCGTGTTGGTCTTCGTCGCGCTGCACGTCGCCCGCGGCACCGGCTGGGAGGCCACCGCGGACATCTCCGAGGAGGTCATCGAGCGACGCGCCTCCACCGTCGAGGAGACGGAGTTCCCCGAGCCGGGGAGCCGCGCCATCGGGGGCGGAAGCGTCCCCGCCGGTGCGGTCGCCGCCGGCGAGGAGGGCGAACTGGAGGAGGGCGCGGCGGCCGAGGAGTCGACGAGTCCGGCCGACATTCCCGAAGACGAGATCGAGTACTTCGAGGTCGAGTTCGTCAAAGAGGGCGAGACGATCGAACTCGCGAACAACGAGACCGTGCTCGAACAGGGCGAGGAACACGGCTGGGACCTCCCCTACGCCTGCCGGCAGGGGCAGTGCGTCTCCTGTGCCGGGCAGATCACCTCCGGGGGCAACTCCGAGGAGTACATCGAGCACGACAATCAGCAGATGCTCGGCGACGCCGAACTCGACGATGGGTACACGCTCACCTGCGTCGCGTACCCCCGGGACGACTTCACGATCGAGACCGGCGAAGCGCCGTAG
- a CDS encoding DNA primase, with product MEPRHARYPFFASAREAVRESGVDLAALVADGDPAVDRGRERVERALTEGTVEADDSREWDARDELLSYPIARILVSLLDSRAAVEKYAEAEAATAYRRFTADLERARDDGARRDPARVGQDTLLREFDLADAVRIEDPKPGQVEGTWLWLGVGAYLAYVDPDWGDDWRLVNRELVDGEVRTEREELYRLIREAVEDRVGGGLPFEGVGDELADELEAEITDLRDLLADRSVTADLDVVAPEHFPPCIAKLLGRAQGGDELGHHERFSLLSFLAGLNLDAEEAVALSGLDPDLVAERFAYLRDDSGAQYPPPSCRTLGEYGICENEDNHRSVAPHPLEYYSRQLRDADEVVDWRERGESDAGDAAA from the coding sequence ATGGAGCCGCGCCACGCCCGGTACCCGTTCTTCGCGTCGGCCCGCGAGGCCGTCCGCGAATCGGGCGTCGACCTGGCCGCGCTCGTCGCCGACGGCGACCCCGCCGTGGACCGCGGGCGCGAACGGGTCGAGCGCGCGCTCACCGAGGGCACCGTCGAGGCCGACGACTCCCGCGAGTGGGACGCCCGCGACGAACTACTGTCGTACCCCATCGCGCGGATCCTCGTCTCGCTGCTCGACTCGCGTGCGGCCGTGGAAAAATACGCCGAGGCCGAGGCGGCCACGGCCTACCGGCGGTTCACAGCGGACCTCGAGCGCGCCCGCGACGACGGCGCCCGCCGGGACCCCGCCCGCGTCGGTCAAGACACCCTGTTGCGGGAGTTCGATCTGGCCGACGCCGTCCGCATCGAGGACCCGAAACCCGGGCAGGTTGAGGGCACGTGGCTCTGGCTCGGCGTCGGCGCGTACCTCGCGTACGTCGACCCCGACTGGGGCGACGACTGGCGGCTCGTGAACCGCGAACTCGTCGACGGCGAGGTCCGCACCGAGCGCGAGGAGCTGTACCGGCTGATCCGGGAGGCCGTCGAGGACCGCGTCGGCGGGGGGTTGCCGTTCGAGGGCGTCGGCGATGAACTCGCGGACGAACTGGAGGCGGAGATAACCGACCTGCGCGACCTGCTGGCCGATCGGAGCGTCACCGCCGACCTCGACGTCGTCGCCCCCGAGCACTTCCCGCCGTGCATCGCGAAACTGCTGGGGCGGGCGCAGGGCGGAGACGAGTTGGGGCACCACGAGCGCTTCTCGCTGCTGTCGTTTCTCGCGGGGCTCAACCTCGACGCCGAGGAGGCGGTCGCGCTCTCGGGGCTCGATCCCGATCTCGTCGCCGAACGGTTCGCGTACCTCCGCGACGACTCCGGCGCGCAGTACCCGCCGCCGTCGTGTCGGACGCTCGGTGAGTACGGGATCTGCGAGAACGAAGACAACCACCGCAGCGTCGCACCCCATCCCCTGGAGTACTACAGCAGGCAACTGCGCGACGCCGACGAAGTCGTCGACTGGCGCGAGCGAGGCGAGTCGGACGCGGGCGACGCCGCCGCCTGA
- a CDS encoding MATE family efflux transporter, whose protein sequence is MFALAWPIVATQLLQVAYNLTDTLWLGRFSTDAVAAISLAFPLVFLFISIGGGLNVAGSTLVAQYTGRASDPDAADDAADGTGGGDDSDPVDTISHSRTAGTVAGQTLTVVTAVAVTFGVLGYLLTDDLLSVLPSSPATAGQVVPLAADYMEVFFLGLPFLFGFFVFSSLMRGYGNTRAPMVVMALSVLINVVIDPLLIFGVGPVPRLGVQGAALATVLSRTVATVVGLYVLLGTDAGPRVRLPDFRPQRRFVVQIVRVGVPSAMEQSASALGLITLTAMVVTFRPEVVAAYGLGNRLVSLVFLPALGLGRATNTIVGQNLGAGNPERAERATWLAAKVATAVMLVVAVLAVAFADEVVAVFISTGTDAAAETIRLGAEYIGVRAIEFGFIGVLQVVLGAYRGAGNTKTALAFSLLALWIGRVPIVYALAIAGDLGPFGIWVGMTAGQIIGAVAAAAWFTRGTWKEAVIDEADDARGA, encoded by the coding sequence ATGTTCGCCCTCGCGTGGCCGATCGTGGCGACCCAGCTGCTACAGGTGGCATACAACCTCACCGACACGCTCTGGCTGGGTCGGTTCTCCACGGACGCGGTCGCGGCGATCAGCCTCGCGTTCCCGCTGGTCTTCCTGTTCATCTCCATCGGCGGCGGCCTCAACGTCGCCGGCTCGACGCTCGTCGCTCAGTACACCGGGCGCGCGAGCGATCCGGACGCCGCCGACGACGCCGCCGACGGCACCGGCGGTGGCGACGACTCGGACCCGGTGGACACGATCAGCCACTCGCGTACCGCCGGCACCGTCGCGGGCCAGACGCTCACGGTCGTGACGGCGGTCGCGGTGACGTTCGGCGTCCTCGGCTACCTCCTCACGGACGACCTGCTGTCGGTGCTCCCGTCGTCGCCGGCGACGGCGGGGCAGGTCGTGCCCCTGGCGGCCGACTACATGGAGGTGTTCTTCCTCGGGCTGCCGTTCCTGTTCGGCTTCTTCGTGTTCTCGTCGCTGATGCGGGGGTACGGCAACACCCGCGCGCCGATGGTCGTGATGGCGCTGTCGGTGCTGATCAACGTCGTGATCGACCCGCTGCTCATCTTCGGCGTCGGCCCGGTGCCCAGGCTCGGCGTGCAGGGGGCGGCCCTGGCAACGGTGCTCTCTCGGACCGTGGCGACGGTGGTCGGGCTGTACGTCCTCCTCGGCACCGACGCCGGGCCGCGGGTCCGGCTGCCGGACTTCCGCCCGCAGCGTCGGTTCGTGGTGCAGATCGTCCGGGTCGGGGTTCCCTCGGCGATGGAGCAGTCGGCCTCGGCGCTCGGACTGATCACGCTTACCGCGATGGTGGTGACGTTCCGCCCGGAGGTCGTCGCCGCATACGGGCTCGGGAACCGCCTCGTCTCGCTGGTGTTCCTCCCGGCGCTCGGGCTCGGCCGCGCCACTAACACCATCGTCGGACAGAACCTCGGCGCCGGCAACCCCGAACGCGCCGAGCGCGCGACGTGGCTCGCCGCGAAGGTCGCGACCGCCGTGATGCTCGTCGTCGCCGTGCTCGCGGTGGCGTTCGCCGACGAGGTCGTCGCCGTCTTCATCTCCACGGGCACGGACGCGGCCGCCGAGACGATCCGGCTTGGCGCCGAGTACATCGGCGTCCGCGCGATCGAGTTCGGCTTCATCGGCGTACTCCAGGTCGTCCTCGGCGCCTATCGCGGCGCGGGTAACACGAAGACGGCGCTGGCGTTCTCGCTGCTCGCGCTGTGGATTGGTCGGGTGCCGATCGTCTACGCGCTGGCGATCGCCGGCGACCTCGGACCGTTCGGCATCTGGGTCGGCATGACCGCGGGCCAGATAATCGGCGCCGTCGCCGCCGCGGCGTGGTTCACCCGCGGGACGTGGAAGGAGGCGGTCATCGACGAGGCCGACGACGCGCGTGGCGCGTGA
- the hjc gene encoding Holliday junction resolvase Hjc, giving the protein MPGNPKGDRRERELVNRLHDAGFAVMRAPASGSSTDRELPDVLAGDGRVFYAVEAKSSSGDPIYLRGEEVEALIYFARNFGAAPKIGVRFDREDWYFFHPGDLYVTDGGNYRVKKETALADGETIDDLLAASEETESDTSVAEVLNAVEQGVLSAEEAEEML; this is encoded by the coding sequence ATGCCGGGCAACCCGAAGGGCGACCGCCGGGAGCGCGAACTCGTCAACAGGCTCCACGACGCCGGCTTCGCGGTGATGCGTGCGCCCGCCAGCGGCTCGTCGACTGACCGGGAACTGCCGGACGTGCTCGCGGGCGACGGTCGGGTGTTCTACGCGGTCGAGGCGAAGTCCTCCTCTGGCGATCCGATCTACCTCCGCGGCGAGGAGGTCGAGGCGCTCATCTACTTCGCGCGCAACTTCGGCGCCGCCCCGAAGATCGGCGTCCGCTTCGACCGAGAGGACTGGTACTTCTTCCACCCGGGCGACCTGTACGTCACCGACGGCGGGAACTACCGCGTGAAGAAGGAGACCGCGCTCGCGGACGGCGAGACCATCGACGACCTGCTCGCCGCCAGCGAGGAGACGGAGTCCGACACCAGCGTCGCCGAGGTGCTCAACGCCGTCGAGCAGGGAGTCCTCTCGGCCGAAGAGGCCGAGGAGATGCTGTAA
- a CDS encoding APC family permease: MSGSQTRSPEAELGLLDATMIGMGAMIGAGIFVLTGLAAEIAGPAAILVFALNGIVTAFTGLSYAELAASIPKSGGGYAFVREIFDDLSSFIMGWMLWFAYMIAGGLYALGFAPNFLELLHVYGLVPPPDEVGAVVVPVVDAGVPLAFLLAFVAVLGLVALNAVSTAASGSAETVFTIVKVSILVVFVGFGLASPMFSGAEFQPLFPEGAGATAILPAMGLTFIAFEGYDLITTVTEEVENPRENIPKAIFASLIATVIVYLAVVTVAVGTLGADGLADAGEAGIAAAATSFMPTGLPIIQNGGALIVFGAVFSTLTALNAVVIASSRVAFSMGREGQLVPSFGQIHHRYGTPFVAILSSAVVMLGSVALPTQSAGNMASLFFLLSFIIVNVAVIRLRRERPNMNRPYEMPFYPAPPLIGVALNLILAGVLVEYLIRTDPLALVLSVAWILLGGVAYLALNRVRAQPDRDLTDADTEITPEVED; this comes from the coding sequence ATGAGCGGAAGTCAGACCCGATCTCCAGAGGCCGAGCTCGGGTTGCTCGACGCGACGATGATCGGTATGGGGGCGATGATCGGGGCCGGCATCTTCGTGCTGACCGGGCTGGCCGCCGAAATCGCCGGCCCGGCCGCGATCCTCGTCTTCGCGCTGAACGGCATCGTCACTGCGTTCACCGGGCTCTCGTATGCAGAACTGGCCGCCTCGATCCCCAAAAGCGGCGGCGGATACGCCTTCGTTCGAGAGATCTTCGATGACCTCTCCTCGTTCATCATGGGCTGGATGCTCTGGTTCGCCTATATGATCGCGGGAGGGCTGTACGCGCTCGGCTTCGCGCCGAACTTCCTCGAACTGTTGCACGTCTATGGACTCGTTCCCCCGCCAGACGAAGTGGGTGCCGTCGTGGTACCGGTCGTCGACGCGGGGGTGCCGCTCGCTTTCCTCCTGGCGTTCGTCGCCGTGCTCGGTCTGGTGGCGCTCAACGCCGTCTCAACGGCTGCCAGCGGAAGCGCCGAGACGGTCTTCACGATCGTCAAGGTGAGCATCCTGGTCGTGTTCGTCGGCTTCGGCCTCGCGTCCCCGATGTTCTCCGGGGCCGAGTTTCAACCGCTGTTCCCCGAGGGGGCCGGCGCGACCGCGATCCTGCCGGCGATGGGGCTCACGTTCATCGCGTTCGAGGGCTACGACCTCATCACAACCGTCACCGAGGAAGTCGAAAACCCCCGGGAGAACATCCCGAAAGCGATCTTCGCGAGCCTGATCGCGACGGTGATCGTCTATCTGGCAGTCGTAACCGTCGCCGTCGGCACGCTGGGCGCAGATGGGCTCGCCGACGCCGGAGAAGCAGGCATCGCTGCGGCGGCGACATCGTTTATGCCGACCGGACTGCCGATCATCCAGAACGGTGGGGCGCTCATCGTCTTCGGAGCGGTCTTCTCGACGCTGACCGCGCTCAACGCGGTCGTGATCGCCTCCTCCCGGGTGGCGTTTTCGATGGGTCGGGAGGGACAGTTGGTACCGTCTTTCGGCCAGATCCACCACCGATACGGGACCCCGTTCGTGGCGATCCTCTCCAGCGCGGTCGTGATGCTCGGGTCGGTTGCACTACCCACACAGAGCGCCGGCAATATGGCGAGCTTGTTCTTCCTGCTGTCGTTTATCATCGTCAACGTCGCCGTGATCAGGCTCCGGCGGGAGCGACCGAACATGAACCGTCCCTACGAGATGCCGTTCTATCCGGCACCCCCGCTGATCGGCGTCGCCCTCAACCTGATCCTAGCCGGGGTGCTCGTCGAGTACCTGATCCGGACAGATCCACTGGCTCTGGTGCTCAGCGTGGCCTGGATCCTGCTGGGCGGAGTCGCCTACCTCGCGCTCAACAGAGTGCGAGCGCAACCGGACCGCGACCTGACAGACGCCGACACCGAAATCACACCGGAGGTTGAAGACTGA
- a CDS encoding protein sorting system archaetidylserine decarboxylase, with product MSALSIPDLAPGSERRVLVPFALAVPFLALVPPLGLLLLAVGAFSVYFYRDPEREPAGAGVLAPADGHVSVIRADGDRVRVGVFMSPFDVHVCRAPADGTVTRLDHRGAAHKPAFAKESERNERVEYTVDPGAGDSGAATDGVRVDADAAGSDADAATHEDRVDGALIAGWFARRITPYVSPGDALTRGERIGYIAFGSRADVVLPPAYDPEDVRVRVGEAVRAGESVIARRD from the coding sequence GTGAGCGCGCTCTCCATCCCCGATCTCGCACCCGGGAGCGAGCGGCGCGTGCTCGTTCCGTTCGCGCTCGCGGTCCCGTTCCTTGCGCTCGTGCCCCCGCTCGGGCTGCTGCTCCTCGCTGTGGGCGCGTTCTCGGTGTACTTCTACCGCGACCCCGAGCGCGAGCCAGCGGGCGCGGGCGTCCTCGCGCCGGCCGACGGCCACGTCTCCGTGATCCGCGCGGACGGAGACCGCGTTCGCGTCGGCGTGTTCATGAGCCCCTTCGACGTGCACGTCTGTCGCGCGCCAGCCGACGGGACGGTGACGCGCCTCGACCACCGCGGCGCCGCGCACAAGCCCGCGTTCGCAAAGGAGTCCGAGCGAAACGAGCGGGTCGAGTACACGGTCGATCCCGGCGCCGGCGACTCCGGGGCGGCAACTGACGGCGTCCGGGTGGACGCCGACGCCGCAGGAAGCGACGCGGACGCTGCGACCCACGAGGACCGCGTCGACGGCGCGCTCATCGCCGGTTGGTTCGCCCGTCGGATCACCCCCTACGTTTCGCCTGGAGACGCGCTCACACGGGGCGAGCGGATCGGCTACATCGCCTTCGGATCGCGCGCCGACGTGGTGCTCCCGCCGGCGTACGACCCTGAAGACGTCCGCGTGCGCGTCGGTGAGGCCGTCCGGGCGGGCGAGTCGGTGATCGCCCGGCGTGACTGA
- a CDS encoding potassium channel family protein, with protein sequence MTSTLDIIIAGGGRVGFQTAEILADLGHDVTIIEQDERVVTDIADEWMATVIQGDSTNPDIIEQAGIDQADTIAALTGETGLNLAVCLAASELHPGVRTVARIDRAAGEAYTRFVDAVVFPERAGARVAANEVVGSDVQTLADVTGTLDIMLVRVAEGAPAAGKQLTDVRFPAGALIVSDEDGHRIARSDTTLTPGGRYVVAVEPNVADEVMNLMRG encoded by the coding sequence ATGACCAGCACTCTCGACATCATCATCGCGGGCGGCGGGCGCGTCGGCTTCCAGACGGCCGAAATACTCGCCGACCTCGGACACGACGTAACGATCATCGAACAAGACGAGCGGGTCGTCACAGACATCGCCGACGAGTGGATGGCGACAGTCATTCAGGGCGATTCGACGAACCCCGACATCATCGAACAGGCCGGTATTGACCAGGCCGACACGATCGCGGCGCTCACGGGTGAAACAGGGCTGAATCTCGCGGTCTGCCTGGCCGCTTCAGAGCTGCATCCCGGAGTCCGGACCGTTGCGCGCATCGACCGGGCCGCCGGCGAGGCCTATACCCGCTTCGTTGACGCGGTGGTCTTCCCCGAACGGGCCGGCGCGCGCGTGGCGGCAAACGAAGTCGTCGGCAGCGACGTTCAGACGCTAGCGGACGTGACGGGCACTCTCGATATCATGCTGGTTCGCGTCGCAGAGGGGGCCCCGGCGGCCGGAAAGCAACTGACAGACGTGCGGTTTCCCGCGGGGGCGCTGATCGTCTCCGATGAGGACGGTCATCGGATCGCCCGCTCGGACACGACGCTGACACCCGGCGGCCGATACGTTGTCGCTGTCGAACCGAACGTCGCCGACGAAGTGATGAATCTGATGCGAGGGTAG
- a CDS encoding CPBP family intramembrane glutamic endopeptidase — translation MQVPDGVRPVVSFLAVTFSFTWAAWIAGPVLAGPETPAATALLFVGGFGPAVGAVVRLRLERRSVRAWLRRLVRIRVAPRWYLLALGVPAAIAAAHTVAIVADGGTLAPSVLPGRLPTVAVAVLATALVGGGQEEFGWRGYLLPRLRSRFGPLAASVLLGVVWAGWHLPLYVVPGAYEWGNPFGLYVPVVVGLAVVFTWLFEGSGGVLPVVVLLHAGINNAALLVPVPRRTLAGTGGADVYAVQLAAVATVVLLILAVRGPSLGIDDGGGSPHEGLDSTESTDSPAAGR, via the coding sequence ATGCAGGTCCCCGACGGCGTTCGGCCGGTCGTATCGTTTCTCGCGGTGACGTTCTCGTTCACCTGGGCGGCGTGGATCGCCGGACCGGTCCTCGCGGGCCCCGAGACACCAGCAGCGACGGCTCTGCTGTTCGTCGGCGGGTTCGGCCCGGCCGTGGGCGCGGTCGTCCGTCTCCGGTTGGAGAGGCGATCCGTCCGCGCGTGGCTCCGCCGACTCGTCAGGATCAGGGTCGCCCCTCGCTGGTACCTGCTCGCGCTCGGCGTGCCGGCGGCGATCGCGGCCGCGCACACCGTCGCGATCGTCGCGGACGGCGGGACGCTCGCCCCGTCGGTGCTCCCCGGGCGCCTCCCGACGGTCGCGGTCGCCGTCCTCGCGACCGCACTCGTCGGCGGTGGGCAGGAGGAGTTCGGCTGGCGGGGGTATCTCCTCCCGCGCCTCCGGTCACGGTTCGGTCCGCTCGCCGCGAGCGTCTTGCTCGGCGTCGTCTGGGCCGGGTGGCACCTCCCGCTGTACGTCGTCCCGGGCGCCTACGAGTGGGGGAACCCCTTCGGGCTGTACGTGCCGGTCGTCGTCGGACTGGCGGTGGTGTTCACCTGGCTGTTCGAGGGATCCGGCGGCGTCCTCCCCGTCGTCGTGCTCCTGCACGCCGGGATCAACAACGCCGCGTTGCTGGTCCCCGTCCCCCGGCGGACGCTCGCCGGAACGGGCGGCGCCGACGTGTACGCCGTCCAATTGGCCGCCGTCGCGACGGTCGTCCTCCTCATCCTCGCCGTCCGGGGTCCCTCGCTGGGGATCGACGACGGCGGTGGGTCCCCACATGAGGGGCTCGACTCGACTGAGAGCACCGACTCGCCGGCGGCCGGGCGCTGA
- a CDS encoding aminopeptidase: MDDRVREHAEVLVDWSARVEAGDQVVMDVAEGAHDLAVAVAAELGERDATLLTTYGSSEVGRAFLRAGDDDREFAHSEPKLAMLEAADVYLRIGGGRNTTALADVDGERRQRARKATAATREARMDTDWVSTVHPTRSLAQQAGMAAEEYRDFVYDAVLRDWESLADEMANMKEVLDAGSEVRIEKEGTDLTMSIEGRTAVNSAASVAYDSHNLPSGEVFTAPHATEGEVYFDVPMTIDAQRVQGVSLTFEGGEVVDFAAEQGEGAIADVLDTDEGARRLGELGIGMNRGIDRFTDSILFDEKMGDTVHLALGRAYDACVPEGESGNDSAVHVDMITDVSEDSRMLVDGEVVQRDGTFRWEDGFESA; this comes from the coding sequence ATGGACGACCGAGTGCGAGAACACGCCGAGGTACTCGTCGACTGGAGCGCCCGCGTCGAGGCGGGCGACCAAGTCGTGATGGACGTCGCCGAGGGCGCTCACGACCTGGCGGTCGCGGTCGCCGCTGAACTGGGCGAGCGCGACGCGACGCTGCTCACGACGTACGGGTCCAGCGAGGTCGGCCGCGCGTTCCTCCGCGCCGGCGACGACGACCGCGAGTTCGCCCACAGCGAGCCGAAGTTGGCGATGCTGGAGGCCGCAGACGTGTACCTCCGGATCGGCGGCGGTCGCAACACCACCGCGCTGGCGGACGTGGACGGCGAGCGTCGACAGCGAGCGCGGAAGGCGACCGCGGCGACCCGCGAGGCGCGGATGGACACCGACTGGGTCTCCACCGTCCACCCGACGCGGTCGCTCGCCCAGCAGGCCGGGATGGCCGCCGAGGAGTATCGGGACTTCGTGTACGACGCCGTGCTCCGCGACTGGGAGTCGCTCGCCGACGAGATGGCGAACATGAAGGAGGTCCTCGACGCCGGCAGCGAGGTCCGCATCGAGAAGGAAGGGACGGATCTCACGATGTCCATCGAAGGCCGCACGGCGGTCAACTCCGCCGCGAGCGTCGCCTACGACTCCCACAACCTCCCCTCCGGCGAGGTGTTCACCGCGCCGCACGCGACCGAGGGCGAGGTGTACTTCGACGTGCCGATGACCATCGACGCACAGCGCGTGCAGGGCGTCTCGCTCACCTTCGAGGGCGGCGAGGTGGTCGACTTCGCGGCCGAGCAGGGCGAGGGCGCCATCGCGGACGTACTCGACACCGACGAGGGCGCGCGCCGGCTGGGCGAACTCGGGATCGGGATGAACCGCGGCATCGACCGCTTCACCGACTCGATCCTCTTCGACGAGAAGATGGGCGACACCGTCCATCTCGCGCTCGGCCGCGCGTACGACGCCTGCGTGCCCGAGGGCGAGTCCGGCAACGACTCGGCGGTCCACGTCGACATGATAACCGACGTGTCCGAGGACTCGCGGATGCTCGTCGACGGCGAGGTCGTGCAGCGCGACGGGACGTTCCGCTGGGAGGACGGCTTCGAGTCTGCGTAG
- a CDS encoding DUF7521 family protein produces the protein MVAPALQLGDITPTQAVFGASELLGVVLGLTIGYIAYRGYRRNDARPMLFVALGFVLLFGVPALAAGVYLLVPAVSEVHAGAATQIAELLGLVSVLYGLRTD, from the coding sequence GTGGTCGCGCCCGCGCTCCAACTCGGCGATATCACGCCCACGCAGGCGGTGTTCGGTGCGTCCGAACTCCTCGGCGTCGTGCTCGGACTGACGATCGGCTACATCGCTTACCGGGGGTATCGTCGCAACGACGCCCGCCCGATGCTGTTCGTTGCCCTCGGGTTCGTCCTCCTGTTCGGTGTGCCGGCGCTCGCGGCCGGCGTCTACCTGCTCGTTCCCGCAGTCAGCGAGGTCCACGCCGGCGCGGCGACGCAGATCGCGGAGCTCCTCGGACTCGTGAGCGTGCTCTACGGGCTTCGAACTGACTGA
- a CDS encoding DUF7472 family protein, whose protein sequence is MEIDAEMRRMIAVSVGAVVVFIGLLVGIGLQYTDGHNLSNVGAYYLIAAISLFILLMAVAGVLLDRGE, encoded by the coding sequence ATGGAAATCGACGCCGAGATGCGCCGAATGATCGCCGTCTCCGTCGGCGCAGTCGTCGTCTTCATCGGCCTTCTGGTCGGGATCGGGCTCCAGTACACCGACGGCCACAACCTCTCGAACGTCGGCGCCTACTACCTCATCGCCGCGATCAGCCTGTTCATCCTCCTGATGGCCGTCGCCGGCGTCCTCCTCGACCGCGGCGAGTAA
- a CDS encoding decarboxylating 6-phosphogluconate dehydrogenase, with the protein MQLGVIGLGRMGQIVVDRVLDAGHDVVAFDLSAEATAAAAEAGAEPADSVGDLYDRLEGEVSEPSNRTGSEATREGGDAGARIWLMVPAGDPVDATLDDLESHLTGDDVVVDGGNSHFEDSVRRAEATDAAYLDCGTSGGPAGAELGFSLMIGGPEWAYEELTPVFDAVATGPAGHDWMGPAGSGHYVKMVHNGVEYALMQAYGEGFELLHNGRYDLDLEAVARTWNNGAVIRSWLLELCEEAFREEGNDLGDVADRIEGGSTGTWTVQEALEQEVPVPLIYQALAERFDSREERFGRRLASRLRYGFGRHDVPRKDE; encoded by the coding sequence ATGCAACTCGGCGTGATCGGACTCGGTCGGATGGGCCAGATCGTCGTCGACCGCGTCCTCGACGCCGGCCACGACGTGGTCGCCTTCGACCTCTCGGCGGAGGCGACCGCCGCGGCCGCCGAGGCCGGTGCCGAACCGGCGGACTCTGTTGGGGACCTGTACGATAGACTCGAGGGCGAGGTGAGCGAGCCCTCGAACCGAACGGGGAGTGAAGCGACCCGTGAGGGCGGCGATGCCGGCGCCCGGATCTGGCTGATGGTCCCCGCTGGCGACCCGGTGGACGCCACGCTCGACGACTTGGAGTCGCACCTCACGGGCGACGACGTGGTCGTCGACGGCGGCAACTCCCACTTCGAGGACTCCGTCCGCCGCGCGGAGGCCACGGATGCCGCCTACCTCGACTGCGGCACGTCCGGCGGCCCCGCCGGCGCGGAGTTGGGATTCTCGCTGATGATCGGCGGTCCCGAGTGGGCCTACGAGGAACTGACGCCCGTCTTCGACGCCGTCGCAACCGGCCCCGCGGGCCACGACTGGATGGGCCCCGCGGGCTCGGGCCACTACGTGAAGATGGTCCACAACGGCGTCGAGTACGCGCTGATGCAGGCGTACGGCGAGGGATTCGAACTGCTTCACAACGGTCGCTACGACCTCGACCTGGAGGCCGTCGCGCGCACGTGGAACAACGGCGCGGTGATCCGTTCGTGGCTGCTGGAACTGTGTGAGGAGGCGTTCCGCGAGGAAGGCAACGACCTGGGCGACGTGGCAGACCGGATCGAGGGCGGCTCCACCGGTACCTGGACGGTGCAGGAGGCGCTCGAACAGGAGGTGCCGGTGCCGCTCATCTACCAGGCGCTGGCCGAGCGGTTCGATTCCCGCGAGGAGCGGTTCGGCCGGCGGCTCGCGAGTCGGCTGCGGTACGGCTTCGGACGTCACGACGTCCCTCGAAAGGACGAATAA